acgtattGTCGTTTTAATGACTAGACGTGGGTCCACGCGTGCGGATAGCGCGTGTGTGAGTGAATACTTTTTTGAAAGTATTTGAAACAGAATATACGTTCCTCCACCTCGCCCTTTTGGCATCCTGTCAGAATTTCCTTTTTCACCCAAAAGGtgaaaaaagtaattttacaaagtaatattattataatatatatatatatatatatatatatatatatatatatatatatatatatatatatatatatatatatatatatatatatttaaaaaaagtatcctataaattataaattttgtcatttctttaaataatataagatGATAATCTtaacacttttctttttaaataaataatttaaagtcgAGATTTGAATGtttcaataacaaaaaaaaaaaaaaaaagttacaaataataaatattttatttatgagttaaaaatatttactataaccaataaaattatgaattggggttaatttttcaaatgatattttacttgagattaaagttttaaaataaaattgataaaatggaattattataaatacaataaaacaataaatatatatttgaaattgattgaTAATTCTGGTATTTATTGgacatgaaaagaaagataattacctttttatttattcttcaaaaaaattcatttttctttttagagttctgcagagagagagagagatcatTTACGAGCACGACACGACAAGGAGGAAAAAGGGAAGCTCTTCCTCTTTTAGCTTTTCTTTCTCCCATTTCCGACCCTTTTCTCTTTGCTCGAGGTAGTACATAAGCTAATCCTTCTGCTAATCTTTTATACGGTGGTCGCCCTGAAACTCGCCGTCGTCTCTTCATCCACTGGCGGTTCTCACTGTTACGGCGCATTGAGGAAGCTGATAATGAAAGCCTATGCTTATCGGAAATTGAAGGAACTTTGAAGGAGAAATTAGAGTTTAGCTGTCATGAATCTGAGGCAGCGTCCTCAACCGGCGGGTCGTGGTGGATTTCAAAACGCGCCGCCGCCGGTGGAGCCTTACAACATAATCCCTATTCACGATCTTCTCACTGACCATCCTTCTCTTCAGTCGCCGGAGGTAcgcgccgccgccgccgccttaCGTACTGTAGGGGAACTGAGGAGGCCTTCGTTTGTTCCATGGAACCCTAAGTACGATCTTTTGGACTGGCTTGGGCTCTTCTTCGGGTTTCAGGACGATAACGTTCGGAACCAACGCGAACATCTGGTTCTCCACCTTGCTAATTCCCAAATGcggcttcgctcctctcctgAACGGCCGGATGAACTCGACCGTACGGTGCTTCGCAACTTTCGCAAGAAGCTTCTTCGCAACTATAGTTTGTGGTGCTCCTATTTAGGCCGGAAGTCCAATGTACGGCTTTCAAGCCGGGACAAGAGTGAGGGCCGTCGAGAACTGCTGTATGTGTCACTTTACCTTTTAATCTGGGGAGAGGCTGCTAATCTTCGATTTGCTCCTGAATGTTTATGTTATATCTATCATTTTATGGCCATGGAACTAAACCAGATTCTCGACGATTACATAGACCCTGACACGGGTAGGCCATATTCGCCTGCTATTCATGGAGACTGTGCATTTTTGACGAGTGTAGTAATGCCCATTTACAAGACCATTAAGACCGAGGTGGAGAGTAGCAGAAATGGTTCAGCACCACACTCGGCGTGGAGAAATTACGACGATATCAACGAATATTTCTGGAGTAGGAGGTGTTTCCGAAGTCTCGGGTGGCCATTGAATTTAAGTAGTAATTTCTTTGCCACGACACCTAAGAACAGGCGAGTGGGGAAGACAGGTTATGTGGAGCAGAGGTCGTTTTGGAACATATTTAGGAGCTTTGACAAGATTTGGATATTGTTACTGTTGTTTTTACAAGCTTCTATCATTGTTGCTTGGCAAGGGCCACAGTATCCATGGATAGCTTTGAAGAGTAGGGATGTGCAGGTGGAGTTACTCACTGTCTTCATCACTTGGAGCGGTCTGCGGTTGTTTCAGGCTGTGCTCGATGCTGGAACTCAGTATAGTTTGGTTTCGAGGGAAACCATGTGGCTAGGAGTCAGAATGCTGCTGAAGGGTTTGGCTGCCATTGCTTGGATTATAGttttttccatattttatGCGCGGATTTGGAGTCAGAAGAAATCGGATGGCTTTTGGTCAGATGAGGCAAATGGggagatttttctttttcttcggGCAGTATTTGCTTTTCTCATCCCTGAGATGCTGGCTTTGTTACTCTTCGTTCTTCCATGGATTAGGAATGGACTCGAGGAATTAGATTGGAAAGTGTTGTATCTATTTACATGGTGGTTTCATACTCGAATGTTTATTGGGCGTGGCTTGCGTGAAGGGCTTATAGATAATATCAAGTACTCGATTTTCTGGGTAGCAGTATTGGCTGCCAAATTTTCGTTTAGTTACTTCTTTCAGATTCAGCCCCTTGTTGATCCAACCAAGGGACTTTTGAACCTCAAGGGTCCTTATAAATGGCATGAATTTTTTGGTAGCACCAATGTTGTAGCTGTTGTGTTGTTATGGACTCCCGTTGTGCTAATATACCTTATGGATTTGCAGATTTGGTATTCTATCTTCTCATCGCTTGTTGGTGCTACTGTTGGGTTGTTTTTGCATTTGGGTGAGATTCGGAACATTGGTCAGTTAAGCCTTAGATTTCAATTCTTTGCCAGTGCAATGCAATTTAGTCTCATGCCAGAGGTACAACAGCTCACGCCTAAAATGACACGTCTGAAGAAAATCCGTGATGCCATCCACCGATTGAAGCTAAGATATGGACTTGGCCAACCTTACAAAAAGATTGAATCAAGCAGGATAGATACTACCAAGTTTGCTTTGATTTGGAATGAGATTATTATAACTATGAGGGAAGAAGATCTCATTAGTGATAGAGATTTCGATCTCTTGGAGCTTCCGCCTAATTGTTGGAACATTAGGGTAATCCGTTGGCCATGCTTCCTCCTTTGCAACGAACTGCTCCTTGCTCTCAGTCAGGCAACAGAGCTTGCAGATAACCCTGACGAGGATCTTTGGTCAAAGATATGCAAGAATGAGTATCAGAGATGTGCTGTAATTGAAGCATATGATAGTGTGAAGGCCGTGCTTTTGACTATTGTTAAATATGGTTCAGAAGAAAACTCCATTGTTGCAAAATTATTTATGGACATAGATAACGTTATTGGACTGGGGAAGTTCCTGGATGCATACAACTCAAATGTGCTCCCAGAAATTCACACCAAGTTAATTTCACTTCTTGATATTCTAATTGGAACTAAGAAAGATGTGAGCAAGGCAGTGAATATATTGCAGGCCTTGTATGAACTTTCCATTAGAGAGTTcccaaaattgaagaaatccACCAAGCAGTTGAGAGAAGAAGGATTGGTGCCTCGTAATCTAGCCACTGATGAAGGATTGCTCTTTGTGAAGGCAGTTGAGTTTCCTAATTTAGAGGACAAAATGTTTTATAGGAATGTCCAGCGTTTGCATACAATTCTTACATCTAGAGACTCAATGCATGGCGTCCCTTCCAATCTCGAGGCTAGAAGACGACTAGCTTTCTTTAGCAATTCACTTTTTATGAACATACCCCGTGCTCCATATGTAGAAAAAATGATGCCTTTCAGTGTTCTGACCCCTTACTACGATGAAGAAGTTGTGTATGGCAAAGAAATGTTACGAAGTGAGAATGAGGATGGTGTTTCGACTTTGTTCTATTTGCAGAGAATCTACGAGGATGAGTGGAGGAATTTTATGGAGCGAATGCGTAAAGAGGGTTTGGAGCATGAGGATGACATATGGACGAAAAAGTCAAGGGACCTTCGTCTTTGGGCATCATATAGGGGTCAGACTTTATCTCGAACTGTTAGGGGAATGATGTATTATCATAGAGCACTAAAAATGTTCTCATTTCTAGATACTGCATCTGAGATGGATATTAGAATGGGATCACAAGAGATTGCTTCACATGGTTCAATAACCCGAAAGCATGCCTTGGATGGTTTACATTCAACACAACCTCCTTTCAGGAATTTGACTAGATCGACTTCTGGAGAATTGTTATTTAGAGGATATGAGTATGGGACCGCCCTTATGAAATTCACCTATGTGGTTACCTGCCAAGTTTATGGGctacaaaaaacaaaaagagaccCTCGGGCAGAGGAGATCTTAAATTTGATGAAGGAAAACGAAGCCCTTAGAGTTGCCTATGTTGATGAAGTTCATCATGGGAGGGATGAGGTTGAATTTTACTCTGTCCTTGTTAAGTATGATCAAGAGCTACAGAAGGAAGTTGTGATCTATCGAATTAGGTTACCTGGTCCTTTGaag
This genomic interval from Cucurbita pepo subsp. pepo cultivar mu-cu-16 chromosome LG20, ASM280686v2, whole genome shotgun sequence contains the following:
- the LOC111782555 gene encoding callose synthase 11; protein product: MNLRQRPQPAGRGGFQNAPPPVEPYNIIPIHDLLTDHPSLQSPEVRAAAAALRTVGELRRPSFVPWNPKYDLLDWLGLFFGFQDDNVRNQREHLVLHLANSQMRLRSSPERPDELDRTVLRNFRKKLLRNYSLWCSYLGRKSNVRLSSRDKSEGRRELLYVSLYLLIWGEAANLRFAPECLCYIYHFMAMELNQILDDYIDPDTGRPYSPAIHGDCAFLTSVVMPIYKTIKTEVESSRNGSAPHSAWRNYDDINEYFWSRRCFRSLGWPLNLSSNFFATTPKNRRVGKTGYVEQRSFWNIFRSFDKIWILLLLFLQASIIVAWQGPQYPWIALKSRDVQVELLTVFITWSGLRLFQAVLDAGTQYSLVSRETMWLGVRMLLKGLAAIAWIIVFSIFYARIWSQKKSDGFWSDEANGEIFLFLRAVFAFLIPEMLALLLFVLPWIRNGLEELDWKVLYLFTWWFHTRMFIGRGLREGLIDNIKYSIFWVAVLAAKFSFSYFFQIQPLVDPTKGLLNLKGPYKWHEFFGSTNVVAVVLLWTPVVLIYLMDLQIWYSIFSSLVGATVGLFLHLGEIRNIGQLSLRFQFFASAMQFSLMPEVQQLTPKMTRLKKIRDAIHRLKLRYGLGQPYKKIESSRIDTTKFALIWNEIIITMREEDLISDRDFDLLELPPNCWNIRVIRWPCFLLCNELLLALSQATELADNPDEDLWSKICKNEYQRCAVIEAYDSVKAVLLTIVKYGSEENSIVAKLFMDIDNVIGLGKFLDAYNSNVLPEIHTKLISLLDILIGTKKDVSKAVNILQALYELSIREFPKLKKSTKQLREEGLVPRNLATDEGLLFVKAVEFPNLEDKMFYRNVQRLHTILTSRDSMHGVPSNLEARRRLAFFSNSLFMNIPRAPYVEKMMPFSVLTPYYDEEVVYGKEMLRSENEDGVSTLFYLQRIYEDEWRNFMERMRKEGLEHEDDIWTKKSRDLRLWASYRGQTLSRTVRGMMYYHRALKMFSFLDTASEMDIRMGSQEIASHGSITRKHALDGLHSTQPPFRNLTRSTSGELLFRGYEYGTALMKFTYVVTCQVYGLQKTKRDPRAEEILNLMKENEALRVAYVDEVHHGRDEVEFYSVLVKYDQELQKEVVIYRIRLPGPLKIGEGKPENQNHAIIFTRGDAIQTIDMNQENYFEEALKMRNLLEEFKNSYGIRKPTILGVRENVFTGSVSSLAWFMSAQETNFVTLAQRVLANPLKVRMHYGHPDVFDRFWFLTRGGISKASRVINISEDIFAGFNCTLRGGNVTHHEYIQVGKGRDVGFNQISMFEAKVASGNGEQVLSRDVYRLGHRLDFFRMLSVFYTTVGYYFNTMLVVLSVFVFLWGRLYLALSGVEDAAVASSSGNNRALGAILNQQFIIQLGLFTALPMIVENSLEHGFLPAIWNFLTMQLQLASFFYTFSLGTRTHFFGRTILHGGAKYRATGRGFVVQHKSFAENYRLYARSHFVKAIELGVILIVYASRSPLAKSTFTFVILSISSWFLIVSWIMAPFIFNPSGFDWLKTVYDFDDFINWLWNTGGVFTKAEQSWEAWWLEENSHLRTTGLWGKLLEIILDLRFFFFQYAIVYHLNITGDNTSIAVYFISWVSMIVLVGIYIVIAYAQDKYAAKEHIYYRLVQLIVIVVIVLVIVILMEFTPFNTADLVTCLLAFIPTGWGIISIAQVLRPFLQTTVVWDTVVSSARLYDLLFGMIVMAPLALLSWLPGFQSMQTRILFNEAFSRGLQISRIIAGKKTV